The Pan troglodytes isolate AG18354 chromosome 7, NHGRI_mPanTro3-v2.0_pri, whole genome shotgun sequence genome has a window encoding:
- the LOC458071 gene encoding ferritin light chain-like, producing the protein MFWQFGGPAGLSLASTVFGRNRSGDSLPASDRPPISSPLATSGTIFSAISCFWDLPAPFLWLAPSCQPTMSSQIRQNYSTDVEAAVNSLVNLYLQASYTYLSLGFYFDRDDVALEGVSHFFRELAEEKREGYERLLKMQNQRGGRALFQDIKKPAEDEWGKTPDAMKAAMALEKKLNQALLDLHALGSAHTDPHLCDFLETHFLDEEVKLIKKMGDHLTNLHRLGGPEAGLGEYLFERLTLKHD; encoded by the coding sequence atgttttggCAGTTCGGCGGTCCCGCGGGTCTGTCTCTTGCTTCAACAGTGTTTGGACGGAACAGATCCGGGGACTCTCTTCCAGCCTCCGACCGCCCTCCGATTTCCTCTCCACTTGCAACCTCCGGGACCATCTTCTCGGCCATCTCCTGCTTCTGGGACCTGCCAGCACCGTTTTTGTGGTTAGCTCCTTCTTGCCAACCAACCATGAGCTCCCAGATTCGTCAGAATTATTCCACCGACGTGGAGGCAGCCGTCAACAGCCTGGTCAATTTGTACCTGCAGGCCTCCTACACCTACCTCTCTCTGGGCTTCTATTTCGACCGCGATGATGTGGCTCTggaaggcgtgagccacttcttCCGCGAATTGGCCGAGGAGAAGCGCGAGGGCTACGAGCGTCTCCTGAAGATGCAAAACCAGCGTGGCGGCCGCGCTCTCTTCCAGGACATCAAGAAGCCAGCTGAAGATGAGTGGGGTAAAACCCCAGACGCCATGAAAGCTGCCATGGCCCTGGAGAAAAAGCTGAACCAGGCCCTTTTGGATCTTCATGCCCTGGGTTCTGCCCACACGGACCCCCATCTCTGTGACTTCCTGGAGACTCACTTCCTAGATGAGGAAGTGAAGCTTATCAAGAAGATGGGTGACCACCTGACCAACCTCCACAGGCTGGGTGGCCCGGAGGCTGGGCTGGGCGAGTATCTCTTCGAAAGGCTCACTCTCAAGCACGACTAA